One genomic segment of Helianthus annuus cultivar XRQ/B chromosome 14, HanXRQr2.0-SUNRISE, whole genome shotgun sequence includes these proteins:
- the LOC110904617 gene encoding protein PSK SIMULATOR 2 has protein sequence MVAESWFRGLWKSSKKHDHGEKVRMGVLAFEVASLLSKLVHQWNSLTDKQVTKLRDEISSSVGIKKLVSEDDAYIVDLICAEMLHNLENVARVVTRLAKRCNDPVLKCFEQAYDALIKSGDDPHGWQLSWKKMNKKVKKMEKFVLINANLYQEIETLTELEQILRRMKSNEDQDSITLVEYTKKLSWRQQEVKRLKEMSLWNKTHDYVVFLLVRSIFTIFGRIAHVFGINHVLPDVEYSDSLDSDHMNRSQSVSALLQSSIHPSEYRIARFSSGPLGDVVSRSGPISSTNNLNAYYSGPLGSSIPYSGNKHRNMTYSGPIEKSTPKSTTKFGPLARATRTRLKLWHGKTATPNRLSTTGPFKGRMFDGNKESDVEISSKQKKFNAPPETLGAAALALHYANVIIVLEKLVASPHLIGHDARDDLYNMLPKNVRSALRTRLKPYAKSLASSEYDTGLAEEWSEAISGTLEWLSPLAHNMIRWQSERSFEHQNLLSKTNVLLVQTLHYANQEKTEATITELLVGLNYIWRFGREVNAKAMLECESGGVIGDSGDPVNLTS, from the coding sequence ATGGTGGCTGAGTCTTGGTTTCGCGGGCTATGGAAATCGTCGAAAAAACATGATCATGGTGAAAAGGTTCGAATGGGGGTGTTGGCGTTTGAAGTTGCAAGCCTGCTTTCGAAGCTAGTTCATCAATGGAATTCTCTAACCGATAAACAGGTTACGAAACTAAGGGATGAGATTAGTAGCTCTGTGGGTATCAAAAAGCTTGTTTCAGAAGATGATGCTTATATAGTAGATTTAATTTGCGCTGAAATGCTACATAATTTAGAAAATGTGGCGAGAGTTGTGACACGTCTTGCAAAACGATGCAATGACCCGGTTTTAAAATGCTTTGAGCAAGCTTATGATGCGTTGATCAAATCGGGTGATGACCCGCACGGATGGCAGTTGTCGTGGAAGAAGATGAACAAGAAAGTAAAAAAGATGGAGAAGTTTGTTCTCATCAACGCAAATTTGTATCAAGAAATAGAAACGCTAACAGAACTCGAACAAATTTTGAGGAGAATGAAGAGCAATGAAGATCAAGACAGCATAACGTTGGTTGAATATACGAAGAAACTGTCGTGGAGGCAGCAAGAAGTCAAACGACTGAAAGAGATGTCTTTATGGAACAAGACTCACGATTATGTCGTTTTCCTTCTCGTGAGATCCATCTTCACCATTTTCGGTCGAATCGCACATGTTTTTGGAATCAATCACGTGTTGCCAGATGTCGAATACTCTGATTCTCTAGATTCCGATCATATGAATCGAAGTCAATCTGTTTCCGCATTGCTTCAATCTTCTATCCACCCATCTGAATATAGGATTGCTCGGTTTTCCTCCGGGCCCTTGGGAGATGTAGTTTCCAGATCCGGCCCGATTTCAAGTACAAATAATTTGAACGCTTACTATTCCGGTCCACTTGGAAGTTCAATACCATATTCTGGTAATAAACATCGGAACATGACTTATTCTGGTCCTATTGAGAAGTCAACACCAAAGTCAACGACAAAGTTCGGCCCGCTAGCTCGTGCTACTAGAACCAGGCTGAAACTATGGCACGGAAAGACCGCCACACCAAATCGTTTAAGCACCACGGGACCGTTTAAGGGACGCATGTTTGATGGAAACAAAGAATCCGATGTGGAAATTAGCTccaaacaaaagaaatttaaCGCACCTCCGGAAACCCTTGGTGCTGCTGCGTTAGCTTTACATTATGCTAATGTTATTATCGTTCTCGAGAAACTTGTCGCGTCACCTCACTTAATTGGTCATGATGCAAGAGACGATTTATACAATATGTTACCCAAAAACGTGAGAAGCGCTCTTAGAACGAGGCTAAAACCGTATGCTAAAAGTTTGGCTTCGTCAGAATACGACACGGGTTTAGCTGAAGAATGGAGTGAGGCGATATCGGGAACTTTAGAATGGTTATCTCCACTCGCTCATAATATGATTCGATGGCAATCCGAAAGAAGTTTTGAGCACCAAAATTTGCTTTCTAAAACGAATGTGCTTCTTGTACAGACTCTTCATTATGCAAATCAAGAGAAAACAGAAGCTACAATTACGGAACTTCTTGTCGGTCTTAATTACATATGGCGGTTTGGTAGAGAAGTTAACGCAAAAGCTATGTTGGAATGTGAAAGCGGTGGTGTCATTGGTGATTCTGGTGATCCGGTGAACTTGACAAGTTGA